The Triticum aestivum cultivar Chinese Spring chromosome 3A, IWGSC CS RefSeq v2.1, whole genome shotgun sequence genome includes a region encoding these proteins:
- the LOC123057904 gene encoding premnaspirodiene oxygenase-like, translating to MAAESPAYYSLLLPLLLVVVPALYLVGVFRSRRRSAGRQRFPPGPWALPVIGHLHYLAGSSVPPHHAMRDLARRHGPLMLLRFCQLPVLVVSSPDAAREIMKTHDVAFASRPLSPTMQLFLRGSEGLVFAPYGDGWRQLRKICTLELLSNRRVHSFRAVRAEMLGRLLRSVASAASASASVNLTRGLASFVADSSVQAMIGRLRSDDRDTLFTLLREGLKIVPGMTLPDLFPSSRLAMLLSRVPARIDHRNKRMAAFMDSVIRQHRDKKRSADGGEEHAEDLLDVLLRLQDDMDSKYPFTTDNIKLVIIDLISASSETTSTTLVWAMAELLRKPAAMRRAQDEVRRQLDGHRTVTEDGLTDLHYLRLVIKETLRLHPPVMLKRECGGPRQQLLGFDVPQGAMVLVNAWAMGRDPAHWDSAEEFVPERFESCGTPDFKGVDFEFLPFGAGRRICPGVSFGLVHLELALAALLFHFDWKLPDGMLPEELDMTEEDGLITRRRAELVVFAVPHVPVTTG from the exons ATGGCTGCCGAGAGCCCAGCATATTACTCGCTCCTCCTGCCTCTCCTTCTGGTCGTGGTACCTGCGCTCTACCTGGTGGGGGTGTTCCGCAGCCGCAGGAGGTCGGCCGGCCGACAACGGTTTCCGCCGGGGCCATGGGCGCTGCCGGTGATCGGACACCTGCACTACCTCGCCGGCTCGTCGGTCCCGCCGCACCACGCCATGCGCGACCTGGCTCGGCGCCACGGCCCGCTCATGCTGCTCCGGTTCTGCCAGCTCCCCGTGCTCGTGGTCTCCTCACCGGACGCGGCGCGCGAGATCATGAAGACCCACGACGTGGCCTTCGCGTCGCGGCCCCTCAGCCCGACCATGCAGCTCTTCCTGCGTGGCTCCGAGGGCCTCGTCTTCGCGCCATACGGCGACGGCTGGCGGCAGCTCCGCAAGATCTGCACCCTCGAGCTCCTCAGCAACCGCCGCGTCCACTCCTTCCGCGCTGTCAGAGCGGAGATGCTGGGACGCCTGCTCCGCTCCGTCGcgtcggcggcgtcggcgtcggcgtccgTGAACCTGACCAGGGGGCTGGCGTCGTTCGTCGCGGACTCCTCGGTGCAGGCCATGATCGGCCGCCTGAGGAGCGACGACCGCGACACCCTGTTCACGCTGCTGCGGGAGGGGCTTAAGATCGTGCCGGGGATGACCCTGCCGGACCTCTTCCCGTCGTCCCGGCTCGCCATGCTCCTCAGCCGCGTGCCCGCCAGGATCGACCACCGCAACAAACGCATGGCCGCCTTCATGGACTCCGTCATCCGGCAGCATCGGGACAAGAAGAGATCAGCCGACGGCGGAGAGGAGCACGCCGAGGACTTGCTTGACGTGCTCTTGAGGCTCCAGGACGACATGGACTCCAAGTATCCCTTCACCACGGACAACATCAAATTGGTCATCATC GACCTGATTAGTGCGAGCAGCGAGACTACGTCGACCACGCTGGTGTGGGCAATGGCCGAGCTGCTCCGTAAGCCGGCGGCCATGCGGAGGGCGCAGGACGAGGTCCGGCGGCAGCTCGACGGCCACCGCACGGTGACGGAGGACGGCCTCACGGACCTGCACTACCTGCGGCTGGTCATCAAGGAGACGCTCAGGCTGCACCCGCCGGTGATGCTGAAACGGGAGTGCGGCGGCCCGCGGCAGCAGCTGCTCGGCTTCGACGTGCCACAGGGCGCCATGGTGCTGGTCAACGCCTGGGCGATGGGCAGGGACCCGGCCCACTGGGACTCCGCCGAGGAGTTCGTCCCGGAGAGGTTCGAGAGCTGCGGCACGCCGGACTTCAAGGGGGTGGACTTCGAGTTCCTGCCGTTCGGCGCCGGCCGGAGGATATGCCCCGGCGTCTCCTTCGGCCTCGTGCACCTCGAGCTCGCCCTCGCGGCGCTGCTCTTCCATTTCGATTGGAAGCTGCCGGACGGCATGCTCCCCGAGGAGCTGGACATGACTGAGGAGGACGGGCTCATCACGCGCCGGCGGGCCGAGCTAGTGGTGTTCGCTGTCCCTCATGTCCCTGTTACAACAGGGTAG